The Acidimicrobiia bacterium region GTGATGCCGGGTGATAATACGGAGATGCAGGTGGAGTTGATCAACCCGATCGCGATGGATGAGGGGTTACGGTTCGCCATTCGTGAGGGTGGCCGCACTGTCGGCGCCGGCCGCGTCATCAAAATCACCAAATAGCCAGAAACACGAGGCACACCGATGGCTTCTGACAAACGCCCGCCGATCACGCTCGCATGTGAGAGCTGCAAGCGGCGCAACTACGTCACTACCAAGAGCAAGACCAACACCAGGGAGCGGCTCGAGCTCAAGAAGTACTGTCGCTGGTGTCGCACCCATACGGCGCACCGCGAGACCCGCTGACTTCTCCCGGCGCCGCGACCTCTGTCGGACGGCGCCGACCGAGCTCCCGGCGACGTACATGAGGCGAGCGACCGCTTCAGATTACGCTCCTTGTCAGTGACGTTGGAGCAGCTCGAGGGCGCGGCTTACGGTCCGGTGACCGTCAGGCTCACGGCCGACCGTATCGCTGCCTATGTCGCTGCGACCACCGACGACGCCGACCGCTGGGTCACGCATGCCCCACCGTCGATCGCCGGTGCGCTCCTGTTCGCCGTGGCGCCCGACTTCCTGTGG contains the following coding sequences:
- a CDS encoding elongation factor Tu; amino-acid sequence: VMPGDNTEMQVELINPIAMDEGLRFAIREGGRTVGAGRVIKITK
- the rpmG gene encoding 50S ribosomal protein L33, encoding MASDKRPPITLACESCKRRNYVTTKSKTNTRERLELKKYCRWCRTHTAHRETR